One segment of Thermosynechococcus sp. HN-54 DNA contains the following:
- a CDS encoding exonuclease domain-containing protein — protein MSYLVIDTEGNPLKQVAVIDAKGHLIYEAYTESANDKHANKKKFHEISHDLKSLLNGHICVFHNAGADLQTLRSSLDLDGELKYECTEQLARRLFPSLPSYGLAELCTYFKINHQGRGFTLSNAHDAQYDARFTYELYRYLCRYKLKQEKYPNVFSSVRVDTPFQDFPDAFKVQEPQYRYIYQLVQEIREDNNLQSQGVVILGEAGSGKTHMAMRIAQQLLKYNRLFFILQPAHENNVLYHIYSSVLQSLVQPVEKGYTQLEYFLSNIFFSILSKYQNNEDDRWLLEKLSKDRLYLFCESGNNETKTREERIERLEKYLLRWHNSQRFNNLFSEIFIKGLIKYCRYRREYYRDIIIRWLAGSGIEEDEETKIGLPDWGETLTSNDFALQALISLSVLSTLDQPLLIIFDQLEGLANPNNRPILLKLGEALRELMTNLRNTLFILNLFPITWQYFQDTLEKSTIERLSANTISIQEPTADEILAILNERLKPAGVFAEAFFNLEELHQIVHSESIRSSLILAANLYRKIVNEINFSDLSIGHYPNAISEVTQEVQNLIIKINDLEQRIKILEERTISKISFEEELYKFLREKKYILAKDYGKIGYQNNYHELGVLKCVLNYLQIVKPNISLTQYAIQMPINDQIIYLGHCKKYVIIMNNPETSRKPTINVNACFRAIQSFLADKKEATLFIYRDNRIRFPQSNNSPAARNWRSLQHRFGHRLEIRHINVNDYIWLHLFYAMITAIENKEFEGDVRPAEAVNLFLKKYPNEFWSYLFR, from the coding sequence GTGTCTTATCTTGTTATTGATACAGAAGGAAATCCTCTCAAGCAAGTTGCTGTCATTGATGCAAAAGGTCATCTTATTTATGAGGCCTATACTGAATCAGCAAATGATAAGCATGCCAATAAAAAGAAATTTCACGAAATCAGTCATGACTTAAAGTCTCTCTTAAATGGACATATATGTGTTTTTCACAATGCAGGTGCAGACCTACAAACATTAAGATCTAGCTTAGATTTAGACGGTGAACTTAAATATGAGTGTACAGAACAGCTAGCACGGCGACTATTCCCGAGCTTACCCTCTTATGGACTAGCAGAATTGTGCACCTACTTTAAGATTAATCATCAGGGCAGGGGATTCACGTTAAGTAACGCTCATGATGCTCAATATGATGCTAGATTTACTTATGAACTTTATCGATATCTTTGCCGCTACAAGCTCAAACAGGAAAAATATCCTAATGTTTTTAGTAGTGTTCGAGTAGATACACCATTTCAAGATTTTCCTGATGCATTTAAGGTACAAGAGCCACAGTATCGCTATATCTATCAACTAGTTCAAGAAATTCGTGAGGATAATAATCTTCAGAGTCAAGGAGTGGTTATTTTGGGTGAAGCAGGCAGTGGCAAAACCCATATGGCCATGCGAATTGCTCAACAATTGCTTAAATATAACCGCTTATTTTTTATTCTACAACCAGCTCATGAAAACAATGTTCTCTATCACATTTACAGTAGTGTTTTGCAATCTTTAGTGCAACCTGTAGAGAAGGGATATACACAGTTGGAGTATTTTCTTTCCAATATATTCTTCAGTATTCTGAGTAAATATCAAAATAATGAAGATGACCGATGGTTATTAGAAAAACTATCAAAAGATAGATTATATCTGTTTTGTGAAAGTGGAAATAATGAAACTAAGACCCGTGAAGAAAGGATTGAAAGACTTGAAAAATATTTACTACGTTGGCATAATTCTCAGCGATTTAATAACTTATTTTCTGAAATTTTTATTAAAGGATTAATAAAATATTGTCGTTATCGCAGAGAATACTATCGTGATATTATCATTCGATGGTTAGCAGGTAGTGGAATTGAAGAAGATGAAGAGACTAAAATTGGCCTACCTGATTGGGGAGAAACACTAACAAGCAACGATTTTGCATTGCAAGCACTTATTAGTCTTTCAGTTCTATCTACCTTAGATCAGCCACTACTGATTATTTTTGACCAACTTGAAGGATTAGCTAACCCTAATAATAGACCAATTTTGCTAAAACTAGGTGAGGCTTTGCGGGAGTTAATGACAAATCTCCGCAATACATTATTTATTCTCAATTTATTTCCAATTACTTGGCAGTATTTTCAGGATACCCTTGAAAAATCAACAATTGAGCGTCTTAGTGCCAATACTATCTCTATACAAGAGCCAACAGCAGATGAAATTTTGGCTATCTTAAATGAACGCCTTAAGCCTGCAGGTGTTTTTGCAGAAGCTTTTTTCAACTTAGAGGAATTACATCAAATTGTTCATTCTGAGTCAATTCGCAGCTCATTAATTTTGGCTGCAAACCTATATCGTAAGATCGTCAATGAGATTAATTTTTCTGATCTTTCTATTGGACATTACCCAAATGCTATTTCGGAAGTAACACAAGAGGTGCAGAATCTAATTATAAAAATCAATGATCTGGAGCAGCGGATCAAAATTTTAGAAGAAAGAACAATTTCAAAAATATCTTTTGAAGAAGAATTGTATAAATTTTTAAGGGAAAAGAAATATATTCTAGCTAAAGATTATGGAAAAATTGGCTATCAAAATAATTATCATGAGTTAGGAGTACTAAAGTGCGTTTTAAATTATCTTCAAATTGTCAAACCTAATATTAGTCTTACACAGTATGCTATCCAAATGCCAATTAATGATCAAATCATCTACTTAGGGCATTGTAAAAAATATGTAATAATTATGAATAATCCAGAAACAAGTAGAAAACCAACTATTAATGTTAATGCTTGTTTTCGAGCAATTCAAAGCTTTCTTGCTGATAAAAAGGAAGCAACATTATTTATTTATCGAGATAATCGGATTCGTTTTCCTCAATCAAACAATTCTCCTGCCGCTAGAAATTGGAGATCACTCCAACATCGGTTTGGTCATCGGTTAGAGATACGACATATTAATGTGAACGACTATATTTGGTTACATCTTTTCTATGCAATGATAACTGCGATTGAAAATAAGGAATTTGAAGGAGATGTCAGACCTGCTGAAGCCGTTAACTTATTCTTGAAAAAGTATCCGAATGAGTTTTGGAGTTATCTTTTTAGATAG
- a CDS encoding GTP-binding protein yields the protein MVERSPKDLLLRELQGAIDDLEDYQSARSYEAAKSALEKLLFECKATGTEKASLARAIAELEDRLDKLHYGVVHIAVFGMVGRGKSSLLNALLGEPYFATGPIHGVTKEEASALWQISEAQRGNPIRLIDTPGLDEVNGAAREQLAREVAAQADLILFVIAGDLTRLEYQALSELRQAGKPMLLVFNKVDQYPEADREAIYAKIRDERVKELLSPEEIVMVAAAPLVPQLKRDKQGRVQVTMTIGAPQVEPLKRKILEVLEREGKALIALNSMLFANQVSEELARYKLELREEEANQLIWKGAVTKALAIALNPVTVLDMVSSAVIDLTTIQLLSRLYGIELTEAGAKELLQTIALAMGSISLGELAVNLGLSSLKGLLGLATPMSGGIALGPYLSVAMTQAGIAGFASYTMGQVAKTYFANGAGWGAAGPKTVVQQILSQLDQRHILNRLKSEIQAQLYPS from the coding sequence GTGGTAGAGCGATCGCCAAAAGACTTGCTGCTCAGGGAACTTCAAGGGGCAATTGATGACCTTGAGGACTACCAAAGCGCCCGTAGCTACGAAGCGGCAAAGAGTGCCCTTGAAAAATTGCTGTTCGAGTGCAAAGCCACTGGCACCGAAAAAGCCTCCCTCGCGCGGGCGATCGCTGAACTAGAGGACAGGCTCGATAAGCTCCACTACGGGGTGGTGCACATTGCTGTCTTTGGCATGGTGGGGCGGGGAAAGTCCTCCCTGCTAAATGCGCTGCTAGGGGAACCCTACTTTGCCACTGGACCCATTCATGGCGTGACCAAAGAGGAAGCCAGTGCCCTTTGGCAAATTTCTGAAGCCCAGCGGGGTAATCCGATTCGACTCATTGATACACCGGGGTTGGACGAAGTCAATGGCGCAGCACGGGAGCAATTGGCACGGGAAGTAGCGGCTCAAGCGGATTTAATCCTCTTTGTTATCGCTGGAGACTTGACCCGTCTTGAATACCAAGCCCTCAGTGAGTTGCGGCAGGCGGGCAAGCCAATGCTTCTGGTCTTTAACAAAGTGGATCAGTACCCAGAGGCGGATCGCGAGGCCATCTATGCCAAAATCCGTGATGAGCGCGTCAAAGAGCTTCTTTCCCCTGAAGAAATCGTGATGGTAGCGGCAGCCCCCCTTGTGCCCCAACTCAAGCGGGACAAACAAGGCCGCGTCCAAGTGACCATGACCATCGGCGCCCCTCAGGTGGAACCCCTGAAACGGAAAATCTTAGAGGTGCTAGAGCGCGAAGGGAAAGCGCTGATTGCCCTCAATTCAATGCTTTTTGCCAATCAAGTCAGTGAAGAGTTAGCCCGCTACAAGCTGGAACTGCGAGAGGAAGAGGCGAACCAACTGATTTGGAAAGGAGCTGTCACCAAGGCGCTGGCGATCGCCCTCAACCCCGTCACCGTTCTCGATATGGTCAGCAGTGCCGTCATTGACTTGACCACGATTCAACTGCTCTCGCGCCTCTACGGCATTGAACTCACAGAAGCAGGCGCCAAGGAGCTACTGCAAACAATCGCCCTCGCCATGGGCAGCATTAGCTTAGGGGAATTGGCCGTCAACTTGGGACTGAGTTCCCTCAAGGGACTGTTGGGACTCGCAACGCCGATGAGCGGGGGAATTGCCCTTGGCCCCTATCTCTCCGTGGCCATGACCCAAGCGGGGATTGCTGGCTTTGCCTCCTATACGATGGGGCAAGTGGCCAAAACCTACTTTGCCAACGGCGCAGGCTGGGGGGCTGCTGGGCCGAAAACCGTGGTGCAACAAATCCTCAGTCAACTGGATCAGCGCCATATTCTCAATCGGCTCAAGTCAGAAATTCAAGCGCAGCTCTACCCTAGCTAA
- a CDS encoding NifU family protein, protein MAATLELSQENVEKVLDELRPYLMADGGNVELVEIEGPVVRLRLQGACGSCPSSTMTLRMGIERKLKEAIPEIAEVQQVL, encoded by the coding sequence ATGGCTGCAACCCTTGAACTAAGTCAAGAAAACGTCGAAAAAGTCCTTGATGAACTCCGCCCCTATTTGATGGCCGATGGCGGTAATGTGGAACTCGTAGAAATTGAAGGGCCTGTGGTGCGGCTGCGGCTACAGGGTGCCTGTGGCTCTTGTCCGAGTTCGACGATGACGCTGCGCATGGGCATTGAGCGCAAGTTAAAAGAAGCCATTCCGGAAATTGCCGAAGTCCAGCAGGTGCTCTAA
- the efp gene encoding elongation factor P has translation MISSNDFRPGVSIELDGAVWRVVEFLHVKPGKGSAFVRTKLKNVQTGNVIERTFRAGETVPQATLEKRTMQHTYKDGEDYVFMDMESYEEARLTPAQIGDRAKYLKEGMEVNIVKWGDQVLEVELPNSVVLEVVQTDPGVKGDTATGGSKPAIVETGAQVMVPLFISVGERIRIDTRSDTYLGRE, from the coding sequence ATGATTTCCAGTAACGATTTTCGCCCCGGTGTGAGTATTGAGCTTGATGGTGCCGTCTGGCGAGTGGTCGAATTTTTGCACGTCAAACCGGGGAAAGGCTCCGCCTTTGTGCGCACAAAACTCAAAAATGTGCAGACGGGTAACGTCATTGAGCGTACGTTTCGGGCTGGGGAGACTGTTCCCCAAGCCACCCTTGAAAAACGCACCATGCAGCATACCTACAAAGATGGTGAAGACTATGTCTTTATGGACATGGAAAGCTATGAGGAGGCTCGCCTCACGCCAGCGCAAATTGGCGATCGCGCCAAGTATCTCAAAGAAGGCATGGAAGTGAATATTGTCAAATGGGGCGATCAAGTTCTTGAAGTTGAGCTACCCAACTCCGTCGTCCTAGAAGTGGTGCAAACGGATCCCGGCGTGAAGGGAGACACCGCTACCGGCGGATCGAAACCCGCCATTGTCGAAACCGGTGCCCAAGTCATGGTACCGTTATTTATCTCTGTAGGCGAGCGGATTCGCATTGATACTCGCTCAGACACGTATCTTGGCCGCGAATAG
- the accB gene encoding acetyl-CoA carboxylase biotin carboxyl carrier protein codes for MELDLNQVRELLLMFDQTSVTELNLKSGELELQLRKREQFSGSTPVVVAPAPVPTVPSVPASAPTLSPEPEPTPPPASRKTVDIVAPMVGTFYRAPAPDEPPFVEVGDTVKKGQVVCIIEAMKLMNEIESEVNGQVVEILVQNAEPIEYGQTLMRIMPN; via the coding sequence GTGGAGCTTGACCTCAACCAAGTACGCGAACTGCTACTAATGTTTGACCAAACCAGCGTCACCGAACTCAATCTCAAGAGTGGCGAACTGGAACTGCAACTGCGCAAGCGTGAGCAATTCAGTGGCAGCACCCCCGTGGTTGTGGCACCCGCTCCCGTCCCAACCGTACCCTCCGTGCCCGCCTCTGCGCCCACCCTTAGCCCTGAGCCTGAACCAACACCACCCCCAGCTAGCCGCAAAACAGTCGATATTGTTGCGCCTATGGTGGGCACCTTTTATCGTGCTCCCGCTCCCGATGAACCTCCCTTCGTAGAAGTGGGCGATACAGTGAAAAAGGGTCAGGTGGTCTGCATCATCGAAGCAATGAAGTTAATGAATGAGATTGAGTCAGAAGTCAATGGCCAAGTGGTGGAAATTCTCGTGCAAAATGCTGAGCCAATTGAGTATGGTCAAACCCTCATGCGCATTATGCCCAACTAG
- a CDS encoding CRR6 family NdhI maturation factor, protein MAIAIQLTPDQIDRLDLSPLQRVLDPLIAAQQLLDHHQALRFIIDYPRPADEPDLELSELAPVRLWFIRADVSYPWLPYLLDWSAGELVRYGAMLVPHEFHPQQGIIFNPQALDIFVMAKVFTLWQWLQGQGYPAAEKIKGMAAMFGYELDTALFTLLY, encoded by the coding sequence GTGGCGATCGCAATCCAGTTAACGCCCGATCAGATTGATCGTCTGGATTTATCTCCCCTGCAGCGAGTTCTTGATCCGCTGATTGCAGCGCAGCAACTTTTGGATCATCACCAAGCGCTGCGTTTTATTATTGATTATCCCAGGCCAGCCGATGAGCCTGATCTGGAGCTTTCGGAATTGGCGCCCGTGCGCCTGTGGTTTATTCGTGCCGATGTCTCCTACCCGTGGCTGCCCTATTTACTGGATTGGTCAGCGGGGGAACTCGTGCGTTATGGAGCGATGCTCGTTCCCCATGAATTCCATCCGCAGCAGGGCATTATCTTTAACCCCCAAGCCCTTGATATTTTTGTGATGGCCAAGGTGTTTACCCTTTGGCAATGGCTTCAGGGACAGGGCTATCCTGCTGCTGAAAAAATTAAAGGCATGGCGGCGATGTTTGGCTATGAGCTAGATACGGCTCTTTTTACATTGCTTTACTAA
- a CDS encoding peroxiredoxin, with product MAVQLPFLTSTNFSGLFNERFWQNAWPLPPQNQLKRGALVPDVELPGVGLNTPVRLANVWKEQPLLLVFTRIFTEHQYCPLCYPYLKALNENYETFQGKGVAVLVVTSTDAQQSEKVKADMALKMPLLYDPSCQVFRKYRTGQALGAPLPAQFLIDREGKLRYKHLFSFLEPNAPLERLLQEIEALETTAPAVATT from the coding sequence ATGGCTGTTCAATTGCCGTTTCTCACCTCCACCAACTTCAGTGGTCTCTTTAATGAGCGGTTTTGGCAAAATGCGTGGCCACTGCCGCCCCAAAATCAACTGAAGCGGGGTGCACTAGTTCCAGATGTGGAGCTACCCGGCGTAGGCTTGAATACGCCTGTTCGCCTTGCAAACGTGTGGAAAGAGCAGCCACTCCTGCTGGTGTTTACCCGTATTTTTACGGAGCATCAATACTGCCCACTGTGCTACCCCTATCTCAAGGCTTTGAATGAAAACTATGAAACCTTTCAAGGCAAGGGGGTGGCGGTTCTCGTGGTCACCAGTACCGATGCCCAACAAAGCGAAAAAGTGAAGGCGGATATGGCCTTGAAGATGCCCCTGCTCTATGACCCCAGTTGCCAAGTCTTTCGCAAATACCGCACGGGCCAAGCCTTGGGGGCACCGCTACCCGCACAATTTCTCATTGATCGCGAGGGCAAGCTCCGCTACAAGCATCTCTTCTCGTTTTTAGAACCCAATGCCCCCCTAGAGCGACTGCTTCAGGAAATTGAGGCTTTGGAAACGACGGCACCAGCAGTGGCGACAACGTAG
- a CDS encoding FGGY-family carbohydrate kinase → MTTTVLGIDFGTSGARAIAIDPEGKILATARRPLHQPDQPQEWAATLRALILEIPNPIRQQIQRIVIDATSSTVFLCDAQGQPCSPVLLYNDDRAHDHVQTLRPILATDHVVLSATSSLVKLLWLQTHYPTVNAVLVHQADWLAFLLHGQLGISDWHNALKLGYDPAKETYPDWFNHPTLAPLQSLLPKVVAPGTVLGKVRAAELGLSPQCEVCAGTTDSIAAFLASGASEVGEAVTSLGSTLVLKLLSASRVEDLAAGIYSHRLGDRSSRAVGDRWLVGGASNCGAAILGQFFTPAELEHLSAQIDVTQPTGLDYYPLLKRGERFPINDPDLEPRLEPRPDDPRLFLQGLLESLSRIEAQGYAQLQRLGASPLKRVWTAGGGARNPAWLALRQQYLGVPVAISPQTEAAYGAARLAQVGLNFS, encoded by the coding sequence GTGACCACTACGGTATTGGGGATTGATTTTGGTACCTCGGGGGCGCGGGCGATCGCCATCGATCCTGAAGGCAAGATTCTCGCCACTGCCCGTCGTCCGTTGCACCAGCCCGATCAACCCCAAGAATGGGCAGCAACCCTGCGGGCGTTGATTTTAGAGATTCCAAACCCTATCCGTCAGCAAATTCAGCGGATTGTCATTGATGCGACTTCTAGCACCGTTTTCCTCTGTGATGCTCAGGGACAGCCCTGCTCACCCGTTCTTCTCTACAACGACGATCGCGCCCACGATCATGTTCAAACGCTGCGGCCGATCTTAGCCACGGATCATGTTGTCCTGAGTGCCACCAGTAGTCTAGTCAAACTGCTCTGGCTCCAGACCCACTACCCAACCGTCAACGCTGTTTTAGTACACCAAGCGGATTGGCTGGCTTTTTTGCTCCACGGTCAACTGGGCATCTCCGACTGGCACAATGCCCTGAAGTTGGGCTACGACCCGGCAAAAGAAACCTACCCTGACTGGTTTAATCATCCCACGCTAGCTCCTTTACAGTCTCTGTTGCCAAAAGTGGTAGCTCCCGGTACAGTCTTGGGAAAAGTTAGGGCGGCTGAGTTGGGGTTATCGCCGCAGTGTGAGGTGTGTGCCGGTACCACCGATAGCATTGCTGCCTTTTTGGCCAGTGGTGCCTCGGAAGTGGGTGAGGCGGTCACCTCTTTGGGGTCAACCCTTGTGCTCAAGCTCTTGAGTGCCTCTAGGGTAGAGGACTTGGCAGCAGGCATCTACAGTCATCGCTTGGGCGATCGCAGTTCGCGCGCCGTAGGCGATCGCTGGCTAGTGGGGGGCGCCTCCAACTGTGGCGCAGCCATTCTAGGGCAATTTTTCACCCCAGCGGAACTAGAGCACCTCAGTGCCCAAATTGATGTGACTCAACCCACAGGGTTGGACTACTACCCCCTGTTGAAGCGGGGCGAACGCTTTCCCATCAATGATCCTGACCTTGAACCTCGCCTAGAACCCCGGCCCGACGACCCTCGCCTCTTTTTGCAGGGACTCCTCGAAAGTCTCAGCCGCATTGAAGCCCAAGGCTATGCACAATTACAGCGTTTGGGTGCCTCCCCCCTGAAACGGGTCTGGACGGCTGGGGGCGGTGCCCGTAATCCCGCCTGGTTAGCCCTCCGCCAACAATACCTAGGGGTTCCCGTTGCCATTTCACCCCAAACAGAGGCCGCCTATGGTGCAGCCCGTCTCGCTCAAGTAGGCCTGAATTTTAGCTAG